A DNA window from Microcystis aeruginosa NIES-843 contains the following coding sequences:
- a CDS encoding RNA-guided endonuclease InsQ/TnpB family protein: MEKAYSFRFYPTPEQESLLRRTLGCVRLVYNKALHERTQAWYEKQERVGYAQTSSMLTEWKKQEELDFLNEVSCVPLQQGLRHLQTAFTNFFAGRTKYPNFKKKHQGGSAEFTKSAFKFKDKQIYLAKCTEPLPIRWSRQIPESCEPSTVTVRLHPSGRWHISIRFDDPTIKPLPVTDKAIGIDLGISSLVITSDGDKVSNPKHFKKHYRRLRKAQKSLSRKQKGSKNREKARIKVARIHAQITDSRKDHLHKLTTQLVRENQTIVVENLAVKNMVKNPKLSQAISDVSWGEITRQLAYKCRWYGRNYIEIDRWFPSSKRCSNCGYIAEKMPLNVREWDCPNCGTHHDRDINASKNILAAGLAVSVCRATIRPEQSKSVKAGAKNPSGKKQKPKS, from the coding sequence ATGGAAAAAGCCTATTCGTTTCGATTTTACCCCACACCCGAACAAGAGTCGCTATTGCGGCGCACTTTGGGCTGTGTAAGATTAGTTTACAACAAAGCTCTCCACGAACGAACACAAGCTTGGTACGAAAAGCAAGAAAGAGTAGGCTACGCTCAAACTTCTTCAATGTTGACTGAGTGGAAAAAACAAGAAGAATTAGACTTTTTAAACGAAGTAAGCTGTGTACCTTTACAACAAGGGTTAAGACACCTACAAACAGCTTTTACTAATTTCTTTGCTGGTCGGACTAAGTATCCTAACTTTAAGAAAAAACATCAAGGAGGAAGTGCCGAATTTACCAAATCTGCTTTTAAGTTCAAAGACAAACAAATCTATTTAGCTAAATGCACAGAACCTTTACCTATTCGATGGTCAAGACAAATACCAGAAAGCTGTGAACCAAGCACAGTAACAGTCAGATTACATCCTTCTGGACGTTGGCATATTTCAATAAGATTTGATGACCCAACGATTAAGCCTCTACCAGTAACAGATAAAGCCATCGGAATTGACTTAGGAATTAGTAGCCTCGTGATTACCAGCGATGGCGATAAAGTGTCTAATCCCAAGCATTTTAAAAAGCATTATCGGAGACTGCGAAAGGCCCAAAAAAGCCTTTCTAGAAAACAGAAAGGCTCAAAGAATCGAGAAAAGGCAAGAATCAAAGTAGCCAGAATTCACGCTCAAATCACGGATAGTAGAAAAGACCATTTACATAAGCTAACCACTCAATTAGTTCGTGAAAATCAAACGATTGTAGTTGAGAATTTAGCTGTCAAGAATATGGTCAAAAACCCGAAATTATCTCAGGCAATATCTGACGTTAGTTGGGGTGAAATCACCCGACAATTAGCCTATAAATGCCGTTGGTATGGGAGAAACTACATCGAAATAGATAGATGGTTTCCTAGTTCTAAACGGTGCAGTAATTGCGGGTATATTGCTGAGAAAATGCCGTTAAATGTTCGAGAGTGGGACTGTCCGAACTGTGGGACTCACCATGACCGAGATATTAACGCCAGTAAAAATATTTTGGCCGCAGGGCTTGCGGTGTCAGTCTGTAGAGCGACCATAAGACCAGAACAGAGTAAATCTGTTAAGGCAGGTGCGAAAAATCCTTCGGGAAAGAAGCAGAAACCTAAATCGTGA
- a CDS encoding sulfotransferase family protein, translated as MLKQPSFFIVGAPKSGTTALCKYLSRHPQIFIPAEKELRYFNSNDPVFTLEKYLNFFRDGQKMICGEGTPSYLRSETAAARIYEFNPEAKIIIMLREPVALLYSFHAQLLWDGSSEDETDFLKALNLENERRAGRCIPEKCSNVEKLFYRNVVQFTAQIKRYLRYFDKSKIHIIIFDDFVNKTDESYREVLRFLEVEYSFTTTFNSTNSRKKVRSYFLQDLYKRPPAKLLEIGKYFIPLPQEQRRELLKKIKDYLKKTNKQVLSKDEKKLPIDIHKALQQEFIPEIQQLSQLIDRDLSHWLL; from the coding sequence ATGTTAAAACAACCTTCATTTTTTATTGTTGGCGCACCAAAATCTGGAACCACGGCTCTTTGTAAATATCTGAGTAGACATCCTCAAATTTTTATCCCAGCAGAAAAAGAACTCAGATATTTTAATAGTAATGATCCTGTTTTCACCTTAGAAAAATATCTCAATTTTTTTCGGGATGGACAGAAAATGATTTGTGGAGAAGGAACCCCCTCTTATCTAAGGAGTGAAACTGCCGCCGCTCGAATTTATGAATTCAATCCCGAGGCGAAAATTATTATTATGTTGCGCGAACCCGTGGCTTTACTCTATTCTTTTCATGCTCAACTGTTATGGGACGGCAGCTCGGAAGATGAGACAGATTTTTTAAAAGCACTTAATTTAGAAAATGAGCGCAGAGCAGGAAGATGTATACCAGAAAAGTGTTCAAATGTAGAAAAATTATTTTATAGAAATGTTGTCCAATTTACGGCACAAATTAAAAGATACTTGCGGTATTTTGACAAAAGTAAAATTCACATTATTATCTTTGATGATTTCGTCAACAAGACCGATGAATCTTATCGAGAAGTTCTCAGATTTTTAGAAGTAGAGTATAGTTTTACTACCACATTTAACTCAACTAATAGCCGAAAAAAGGTTCGTAGCTATTTTCTACAAGATCTGTATAAAAGACCACCAGCAAAATTACTAGAGATTGGTAAATATTTTATTCCTTTACCTCAAGAACAAAGAAGAGAACTCTTGAAGAAAATTAAAGACTATCTCAAAAAAACGAACAAGCAAGTCCTATCCAAAGACGAGAAAAAACTGCCCATTGATATCCATAAAGCCTTACAGCAGGAGTTCATTCCAGAAATACAGCAGTTAAGTCAGTTGATTGATAGAGATTTGAGTCATTGGCTCTTATAG